Proteins encoded together in one Halothermothrix orenii H 168 window:
- the eno gene encoding phosphopyruvate hydratase, with protein sequence MIDTSIVDVFAREILDSRGNPTVEVEVVLGDGSLGRAAVPSGASTGAYEAVELRDGEDRYLGKGVQKAVKNVNEVIAPELIGYDARDQVDIDRLMIELDGTENKGKLGANAILGVSLAVAKAAANASDSYLFKYLGGVNAKVLPVPMMNILNGGEHADNNVDIQEFMIMPVGAVNFAEAMRMGSEVYHNLKKVLQGRGLNTAIGDEGGFAPDLGSNEEAIEVIIEAVEKAGYKPGDDIMLALDVAATELYKDGKYVLEGEGVEKTSEEMIEFYEKLVDKYPIISIEDGLSEDDWDGWAKLTEKLGNKIQLVGDDLYVTNTERLSRGIEEKSSNSILIKVNQIGTLTETIEAIEMAKKAGFTAVVSHRSGETEDVTISDLVVAMNTGQIKTGAPARSERVAKYNQLLRIEEVLGEAAEYAGKDAFYNLR encoded by the coding sequence ATGATTGATACCAGTATTGTTGATGTTTTTGCCCGTGAAATTCTTGATTCTCGCGGTAATCCTACTGTTGAAGTTGAAGTTGTCCTTGGTGACGGTTCCCTGGGGCGTGCTGCTGTTCCTTCTGGAGCCTCAACCGGAGCCTATGAAGCTGTTGAATTGAGGGATGGTGAGGACCGTTACCTCGGCAAGGGTGTTCAGAAAGCTGTTAAAAATGTTAATGAAGTAATTGCTCCTGAATTAATTGGATATGACGCCAGGGACCAGGTTGATATTGACAGGTTAATGATTGAACTCGATGGAACCGAGAATAAGGGTAAACTCGGGGCCAATGCTATTCTCGGAGTATCACTGGCTGTAGCCAAAGCTGCTGCCAATGCTTCAGATAGCTACTTGTTTAAATACCTCGGTGGTGTCAATGCTAAAGTTTTACCTGTGCCGATGATGAATATCCTCAATGGTGGGGAGCATGCCGATAACAATGTTGACATTCAGGAATTTATGATTATGCCGGTAGGGGCTGTAAACTTTGCTGAAGCCATGAGGATGGGAAGCGAGGTTTACCACAACCTCAAAAAAGTACTTCAGGGTAGAGGCCTTAACACTGCTATCGGTGATGAAGGTGGCTTTGCCCCTGACCTGGGTTCAAACGAAGAAGCCATTGAAGTAATTATTGAGGCTGTAGAAAAGGCCGGTTATAAACCCGGAGATGACATCATGCTGGCCCTTGATGTAGCCGCTACCGAGCTTTATAAAGATGGTAAATATGTTCTTGAAGGTGAAGGGGTTGAAAAAACCTCTGAAGAAATGATCGAGTTCTATGAAAAACTGGTAGATAAATATCCCATTATTTCAATTGAAGATGGTCTATCTGAAGATGACTGGGATGGTTGGGCTAAACTTACTGAAAAACTCGGTAATAAAATCCAGCTGGTTGGGGATGACCTCTATGTAACCAATACCGAACGTCTCTCCCGCGGTATTGAAGAAAAGAGTAGTAACTCTATTCTTATCAAGGTTAACCAGATCGGTACCCTGACTGAAACCATTGAAGCTATTGAAATGGCTAAAAAAGCTGGTTTTACTGCTGTTGTTTCTCACCGTTCCGGTGAAACCGAGGATGTTACCATCTCTGACCTGGTTGTTGCCATGAATACCGGACAGATTAAAACCGGTGCTCCGGCCAGGTCTGAAAGGGTTGCTAAATACAATCAGCTCTTAAGGATTGAAGAAGTACTCGGTGAAGCCGCTGAGTATGCTGGTAAAGATGCTTTCTATAACTTAAGGTAA
- the gpmI gene encoding 2,3-bisphosphoglycerate-independent phosphoglycerate mutase, translating to MNRPKPLALIIMDGFGLSEKSDGNAIKQAHTPNLDKFFEEYPDTVLDASGEAVGLPEGQMGNSEVGHLNLGAGRIVYQDYTRINKAIEEGTLPENDALKNAIQHVKDNNSALHLMGLLSDGGVHSHINHLFGLLEMARVKNIEKVYVHPILDGRDTPPRSAEKYLNQLEEKLAELGIGEIATVSGRYYTMDRDNRWDRTKKSYDALVLGEGLEASDAISALKQSYAADKSDEFVIPTVIKKNGQPVGTIKDNDAVIFYNFRADRARQITKALALEEFDEFERPAEHPENLYYVCMAEYDEEFNLPVAFPPLEIKNGFGEILSKEGFKQLRIAETEKYAHVTFFFNGGVEKKYPGEDRVLVPSPKVATYDEKPEMSAYEVTDKLLEKLDEDKYDVIILNFANPDMVGHTGFMDAAVKAVEAVDECLGKIIPRIVDMGGQVLLTADHGNSEKMKDSEGKPHTAHTTNQVPLIYIGGPEGVGVKPGKLADIAPTMLEILGLDTPEEMTGQSLLTR from the coding sequence ATGAATCGTCCTAAACCGTTAGCCCTGATTATAATGGATGGTTTTGGATTAAGTGAAAAATCTGATGGGAATGCTATAAAACAGGCCCACACCCCCAATCTTGATAAATTTTTTGAAGAATACCCTGATACGGTGCTGGATGCATCCGGGGAAGCAGTTGGGCTTCCGGAAGGGCAAATGGGGAATTCAGAGGTTGGCCACCTGAATCTGGGGGCTGGCCGGATTGTATACCAGGATTATACCCGGATTAATAAAGCTATTGAAGAGGGAACCCTGCCTGAAAATGATGCCTTAAAGAACGCTATCCAGCATGTTAAAGATAATAATTCTGCCCTTCATTTAATGGGACTGCTTTCTGATGGGGGTGTCCACAGCCATATCAATCATCTCTTTGGTCTTCTGGAGATGGCCAGAGTTAAGAATATAGAAAAAGTATATGTTCACCCCATTCTTGATGGACGGGATACACCGCCCCGGAGTGCTGAAAAATATTTGAACCAGCTGGAAGAAAAGCTGGCAGAGCTGGGCATCGGTGAAATCGCAACCGTAAGTGGACGTTATTACACTATGGACCGGGATAATCGCTGGGACAGGACCAAAAAAAGTTATGATGCCCTGGTTTTAGGTGAAGGGCTTGAAGCCAGTGATGCTATCAGTGCCCTGAAACAGTCCTATGCAGCCGATAAGAGTGACGAGTTTGTTATTCCCACTGTTATCAAGAAAAACGGCCAACCGGTTGGTACCATTAAAGATAATGATGCTGTTATCTTTTATAATTTCAGGGCTGACAGGGCCCGTCAGATAACAAAGGCCCTTGCCCTTGAGGAATTTGATGAGTTTGAAAGGCCAGCGGAACATCCCGAAAATCTTTATTATGTCTGTATGGCAGAATATGATGAGGAATTTAACCTGCCGGTTGCTTTTCCACCACTTGAAATAAAAAATGGATTTGGTGAAATTTTAAGTAAAGAGGGCTTTAAACAGCTCAGGATAGCCGAAACTGAAAAATATGCCCATGTTACCTTCTTCTTTAATGGTGGGGTAGAGAAGAAATATCCGGGTGAAGACCGGGTCCTTGTTCCCTCACCAAAGGTTGCTACCTATGATGAAAAACCGGAAATGAGTGCCTATGAAGTAACCGATAAACTCCTGGAGAAACTCGATGAAGATAAATATGATGTTATTATCCTTAATTTTGCTAACCCTGATATGGTTGGTCACACCGGCTTTATGGATGCAGCCGTTAAAGCAGTTGAAGCTGTTGATGAATGCCTTGGTAAGATTATTCCCAGAATAGTGGATATGGGGGGACAGGTTTTACTGACTGCTGACCATGGAAATAGTGAAAAGATGAAAGATAGTGAAGGCAAACCACATACCGCCCACACCACAAACCAGGTACCCCTCATTTATATTGGTGGACCTGAAGGTGTCGGGGTTAAACCCGGAAAGCTGGCTGATATTGCACCAACCATGCTAGAAATACTGGGCCTGGATACGCCTGAAGAAATGACAGGGCAGTCACTTCTGACCCGATAA
- the tpiA gene encoding triose-phosphate isomerase — protein sequence MRTPFIAGNWKMNLTLKESVALVEELKDLVSGVTGVEIAVCPPAVNLTRVQEVLKDTSIKVGAQNMHWEDSGAFTGELSPVMLRDIDVDYIIIGHSERRQYFNETDQIVNRKVQAAHTHGLKPIICVGESLDEREEGKTRQVVKAQVKSALAGLTKDQVADSVIAYEPIWAIGTGKSATAEEANDVIKFIRETVNQDFDGAGDAMRIQYGGSVKPHNIEDFIKQSDIDGALVGGASLKAESFAEIVKKSV from the coding sequence GTGAGGACACCGTTTATTGCCGGTAACTGGAAGATGAACTTGACATTGAAAGAATCGGTGGCCCTGGTAGAAGAATTAAAAGACCTGGTTTCCGGTGTTACCGGGGTTGAGATTGCTGTCTGCCCACCGGCTGTTAACCTGACCCGTGTTCAGGAAGTGTTAAAGGATACCAGTATTAAGGTCGGAGCCCAGAATATGCACTGGGAAGACAGTGGTGCCTTTACCGGGGAATTATCTCCGGTTATGCTCAGGGATATAGATGTTGATTATATTATTATCGGACATTCTGAAAGAAGACAGTATTTTAATGAAACCGATCAGATTGTTAATAGAAAGGTTCAGGCTGCCCATACCCATGGTCTGAAACCCATTATCTGTGTTGGTGAAAGCCTTGATGAGAGGGAAGAAGGCAAAACAAGACAGGTAGTCAAAGCTCAGGTTAAATCTGCCCTGGCAGGCTTAACAAAAGACCAGGTTGCTGATTCAGTAATTGCCTATGAACCCATCTGGGCTATTGGTACCGGAAAATCGGCTACTGCTGAAGAGGCCAATGATGTGATCAAATTTATCAGGGAAACAGTAAACCAGGATTTTGACGGAGCCGGGGATGCCATGAGGATACAATATGGTGGTAGTGTTAAGCCCCATAATATTGAAGACTTTATAAAACAGAGTGATATTGATGGTGCCCTGGTCGGTGGAGCCAGTCTTAAAGCTGAGTCTTTTGCTGAAATAGTGAAAAAGTCAGTTTAA
- a CDS encoding phosphoglycerate kinase, whose translation MKKTLKDVDFKGKRTLVRVDFNVPLEDGKITDDTRIEAALPTIKYLVDEGAKVILMSHLGRPKGKVVDSLRLDPVAQRLAELLGKEVTKVDDCIGDEPKEAVSEMENGDVLLLENTRFHAGEKKNDPDFARQLAELAEVFVNDAFGAAHRAHASTVGVTEHLPSVAGFLLQRELNALGEAMENPGHPFVAILGGAKVSDKIGVIKNLLDKVDYLLVGGGIANTFLLAKGYEVGDSLVEEDKVELAKELLKEAEEKGVDLVLPEDVVIAEEFKEDANHKVVSADSIPEGWQILDSGGPKTIEKYSDIIAKAETVIWNGPIGVFEMDTFAKGTNALAEAMARSSARTVIGGGDSAAAVKKAGLEDKMSHISTGGGASLMFFEGKPLPGVEALDDVE comes from the coding sequence GTGAAAAAGACCCTGAAGGATGTTGATTTCAAGGGTAAAAGAACGCTGGTAAGAGTAGATTTCAATGTACCTCTTGAAGATGGTAAGATTACCGATGATACCAGAATTGAGGCCGCATTACCTACTATAAAATACCTGGTTGATGAAGGGGCAAAGGTTATATTAATGTCGCATCTGGGTCGTCCCAAAGGTAAGGTCGTAGATTCTTTAAGACTTGATCCTGTAGCCCAGAGGCTGGCCGAGTTACTCGGAAAAGAAGTTACCAAGGTTGATGACTGTATTGGAGATGAACCTAAAGAAGCAGTAAGTGAAATGGAAAATGGGGATGTTCTCCTTTTAGAAAATACCCGTTTTCACGCCGGTGAAAAGAAAAATGACCCCGATTTCGCCAGACAGCTGGCTGAACTGGCCGAGGTATTTGTAAATGATGCCTTTGGTGCTGCCCACCGGGCCCATGCTTCTACTGTAGGGGTCACCGAGCATTTACCATCTGTAGCCGGATTTTTATTGCAGAGGGAGTTAAATGCCCTGGGAGAGGCTATGGAGAACCCCGGACATCCCTTTGTTGCTATCTTAGGTGGTGCCAAGGTTTCAGATAAAATCGGGGTTATTAAAAATCTCCTCGATAAAGTAGACTACCTCCTGGTTGGTGGTGGTATTGCCAATACCTTCTTACTGGCCAAGGGTTATGAAGTAGGGGATTCCCTGGTTGAAGAGGACAAAGTAGAGCTGGCTAAAGAGCTCTTAAAAGAAGCTGAGGAAAAAGGTGTTGACCTTGTTTTACCTGAAGATGTAGTTATTGCTGAAGAATTTAAAGAAGATGCCAACCATAAAGTTGTCAGTGCTGATAGTATTCCTGAAGGCTGGCAAATCCTTGACAGTGGTGGGCCAAAAACCATCGAGAAATACAGTGATATCATCGCTAAAGCTGAAACCGTTATCTGGAATGGACCTATCGGGGTTTTTGAAATGGATACCTTTGCTAAAGGTACCAATGCCCTGGCTGAAGCTATGGCCAGATCCAGTGCCAGAACCGTAATTGGTGGTGGTGACTCCGCAGCTGCTGTTAAGAAAGCCGGTTTAGAGGATAAGATGAGTCATATTTCAACCGGTGGTGGTGCTTCCCTGATGTTCTTTGAAGGAAAGCCCTTACCCGGTGTTGAAGCATTAGATGATGTTGAGTAA
- the gap gene encoding type I glyceraldehyde-3-phosphate dehydrogenase, whose product MTVKIGINGFGAIGRRAVRSAYKNPEVEFVAVNDLTDAKTLAYLLKYDTNFGRLEAEVDHTENSIIIDGKEIKVLSEKDPANLPWGDLGVDVVIESTGLFTDANDAKKHLEAGAKKVIISAPAKNEDLTIVLGVNEDKYDPANHHIVSNASCTTNCLAPVAKVLNDKFGIEKGLMTTIHSYTSTQNILDGPYAWKKMTRGRAAAENIVPTTTGAAKAISLVLPELKGKLDGMAVRVPTPTVSLVDLVVTLKKDVTVEEVNAAMKEAAEGPMKGILGYNELPLVSRDFFGDTRSSIFDANHTRVMEDGMVKVLSWYDNEYGYANRVVDLALYMAKKGL is encoded by the coding sequence ATGACTGTAAAAATTGGTATTAATGGTTTTGGAGCTATTGGACGTAGGGCTGTAAGGAGTGCTTATAAGAATCCCGAGGTGGAGTTTGTAGCTGTTAATGACCTGACAGATGCTAAAACACTTGCTTATCTATTAAAATACGATACTAACTTTGGCCGTTTAGAAGCAGAAGTTGACCACACCGAAAACAGTATTATCATCGACGGTAAGGAAATTAAAGTTCTTTCTGAAAAAGACCCTGCTAACCTTCCCTGGGGTGATCTGGGGGTAGATGTTGTAATTGAATCTACCGGTCTTTTTACTGATGCTAATGATGCTAAAAAACACCTGGAAGCCGGTGCTAAAAAAGTTATTATTTCTGCACCTGCCAAAAATGAAGACCTGACTATTGTACTGGGTGTAAATGAAGATAAATATGACCCTGCTAACCACCATATTGTTTCCAATGCTTCCTGTACAACCAACTGTCTGGCTCCTGTTGCCAAGGTACTTAATGATAAATTCGGTATTGAAAAAGGTTTAATGACCACTATTCACTCCTATACTTCTACCCAGAATATCCTGGATGGTCCTTATGCCTGGAAGAAAATGACCAGGGGTCGGGCTGCTGCTGAAAATATTGTACCGACCACAACCGGTGCTGCCAAGGCCATCTCCCTGGTATTACCCGAACTGAAAGGTAAGTTAGACGGTATGGCTGTTCGTGTACCTACCCCAACCGTATCCCTGGTTGACCTGGTAGTAACCCTCAAAAAGGATGTAACCGTTGAAGAAGTGAATGCTGCTATGAAAGAAGCCGCTGAAGGTCCAATGAAAGGAATCCTGGGGTATAATGAATTACCCCTGGTATCCAGAGACTTCTTCGGTGATACCCGTTCTTCCATCTTTGATGCAAACCATACCAGGGTTATGGAAGATGGAATGGTAAAAGTTCTTTCCTGGTATGATAATGAATACGGTTATGCTAACAGGGTAGTAGATCTGGCCCTTTACATGGCTAAAAAAGGCCTGTAA
- a CDS encoding sugar-binding transcriptional regulator, with amino-acid sequence MNYLFKIQEKIVPEIISLAEERYTILRSIYYNQPIGRRLLAEKTTLSERTIRNELNFLETKGLVEVSRSGTVITRTGQEFLNELDKYIKELKGLKNLEEEVKKVLGLKQVLLVPGGLEYSTIKQEIGRFTAKYLKGLLKDDDILAVTGGTTLAQVANAMRSTSNPMEVMVVPGRGGLGEEVEIQANTIAATIAKKIGGKYQLLHLPDNIKEENANRIVAEPSIQKTLNQLKKTNILLHGVGTAEEMAQRRGMSPQQIKALIDRGAIGEAFGYYFNEQGDIVYTTSSVGLHLNDLTNIDTVIAVAGGQEKARAIKAVVSPDYQDILITDELTARRILELKGR; translated from the coding sequence ATGAACTACTTATTTAAGATACAGGAAAAAATTGTCCCTGAAATAATATCCCTTGCCGAAGAAAGGTATACTATACTCCGTAGTATTTATTATAACCAGCCTATCGGGAGGAGATTGCTGGCAGAAAAAACCACTTTGAGTGAACGTACTATTAGAAATGAGCTTAATTTTCTGGAAACCAAGGGGCTGGTGGAGGTTTCCCGGTCGGGAACGGTTATTACCAGGACCGGTCAGGAATTCTTAAATGAACTGGATAAATATATAAAAGAACTAAAGGGATTGAAAAATTTAGAAGAAGAAGTAAAGAAAGTTCTGGGTTTGAAACAGGTTTTACTGGTTCCTGGAGGTCTCGAATATTCAACGATTAAACAGGAAATAGGTCGTTTTACAGCAAAGTATCTAAAGGGTCTCCTGAAAGATGATGATATTCTGGCAGTGACAGGGGGAACAACCCTGGCCCAGGTTGCTAATGCCATGAGGTCAACCAGTAATCCGATGGAGGTTATGGTTGTTCCGGGAAGGGGAGGCCTCGGTGAAGAGGTTGAAATACAGGCCAATACTATTGCAGCCACGATTGCTAAGAAAATTGGAGGAAAATATCAGCTCCTCCACCTTCCCGATAATATAAAGGAAGAAAACGCAAACCGGATTGTAGCGGAACCTTCGATCCAGAAGACCCTGAACCAGTTAAAGAAGACAAATATTCTTCTCCACGGTGTGGGGACTGCTGAGGAAATGGCCCAGAGAAGAGGAATGTCACCTCAGCAGATTAAGGCCCTTATAGACAGGGGAGCTATTGGAGAAGCTTTTGGCTATTATTTTAATGAACAGGGAGATATAGTGTACACTACCAGTAGTGTAGGGTTACATTTAAATGATTTAACTAATATAGATACTGTTATTGCAGTAGCTGGAGGGCAGGAAAAAGCCCGGGCTATTAAGGCAGTTGTTTCACCTGATTACCAGGATATTTTAATTACCGATGAGTTAACAGCCAGGAGGATCCTGGAACTTAAAGGGAGGTGA
- the rpoN gene encoding RNA polymerase factor sigma-54, translating into MDLRFDLDLNQKQELVMTPKLKLAIKLLQYSYQELENYLEEELKRNPLLEKESSNGDYFQNHKNYSDYDYSNDRNSDNNYENFVTYKINLTEYLESQLYQVCEDHELKIARYIIGNLDDRGYLRTTVSEIGHHFKVEESEVEKVLKKVQQLDPVGVGARNIREALLVKLGNLGDDENTEIAKNIVTNFLDELASGKIKEIIKKIKKDKEQVLKAINLIKELEPYPAAGFAAKENTGFIVPDVIVRKVEGKFVVEMNSSLTPSLKINPYYYKMLQDVGGESREYLEKNYKSALWLIRSIEQRRITIYRIAMAITNRQQEFLEKGIKYLKPLTMEELADTLGIHESTVSRATTSKYIQTPQGIYELKFFFSGGVNGVSTTSIKAYLKEYIDKEGAKNPLSDKKLARILKDEIGVNISRRTVAKYRKQMGIPSSRKRKK; encoded by the coding sequence ATGGATTTAAGGTTTGACCTTGATCTTAATCAGAAACAGGAACTGGTGATGACCCCGAAATTGAAGCTGGCTATAAAACTTTTGCAGTATTCTTATCAGGAACTTGAGAATTACCTTGAAGAGGAGTTAAAGCGTAACCCCCTTTTAGAGAAAGAATCTTCAAATGGAGATTATTTTCAGAATCATAAGAATTATTCCGATTATGATTATAGTAATGACAGAAATAGTGATAATAATTATGAAAATTTTGTGACTTATAAAATTAATTTAACGGAATACCTCGAGTCTCAGTTGTATCAGGTCTGTGAAGATCACGAACTTAAAATTGCAAGATATATCATCGGTAACCTGGATGACAGGGGTTATTTAAGGACGACAGTAAGTGAAATCGGTCATCATTTTAAGGTAGAAGAAAGTGAAGTTGAGAAAGTTTTAAAGAAAGTGCAGCAGCTTGATCCAGTGGGGGTTGGGGCCCGGAATATTAGAGAAGCCCTCCTGGTAAAGCTGGGAAATCTGGGAGATGATGAAAACACTGAAATAGCTAAAAATATTGTGACTAACTTTCTGGATGAACTGGCCTCGGGTAAAATCAAGGAGATTATAAAAAAGATTAAAAAGGATAAAGAACAGGTTTTAAAGGCTATTAATTTAATAAAAGAGCTGGAACCCTACCCTGCTGCCGGTTTTGCTGCAAAAGAAAATACCGGTTTTATTGTCCCTGATGTTATTGTGAGAAAGGTTGAGGGGAAATTTGTGGTTGAAATGAACAGTAGCTTAACTCCCTCATTGAAAATAAACCCCTATTATTATAAAATGCTACAGGATGTTGGTGGGGAATCCCGGGAATACCTGGAGAAAAATTATAAGTCAGCCCTCTGGTTAATTAGATCAATAGAACAACGGCGAATAACAATTTACCGCATAGCTATGGCTATTACCAACCGTCAACAGGAATTTCTGGAAAAGGGTATAAAGTATTTAAAACCACTGACTATGGAAGAGCTGGCTGATACGCTGGGCATTCATGAATCCACAGTAAGCAGGGCTACAACCAGTAAATATATTCAAACCCCACAGGGGATTTACGAACTAAAGTTTTTTTTCAGTGGTGGGGTGAATGGGGTATCTACAACCAGTATTAAGGCCTATCTTAAGGAATATATAGATAAAGAAGGGGCAAAAAATCCCCTGAGTGATAAAAAACTGGCCAGAATTTTGAAAGATGAAATTGGTGTTAATATTTCCAGGAGGACTGTAGCCAAGTACCGGAAGCAAATGGGAATTCCTTCTTCCCGGAAACGGAAGAAGTAA
- the whiA gene encoding DNA-binding protein WhiA translates to MSFTDQVKHEVSRLESNNKMCQLAELSALIMMNGSIQIINKNLAVKVRLYHGDLARKVYKLIKERFELNIEIMVRRRNHFSTYQNIYDLFLPPQPGIEVFLKKVGVLDEDHNLLFRIKKELVTSKSCQKSYVRGAFLGGGSVNNPRGEYHLEFRCEHESFAEDLLMLLKRFGLEGHLTEHRKKYVVYFKSFSEVATILNIIGAHKALLKLEDNKVLKEVKNGVNRRVNCETANLDKTVKAAMLQLEDIELIEKTRGLETLSNSLQEIAIIRKKYPYASLKELGKLLDPPLSKSGVNHRLRRIKSIANEIRGER, encoded by the coding sequence ATGTCTTTTACTGACCAGGTAAAACATGAGGTTTCCAGGCTTGAAAGTAACAATAAAATGTGTCAACTGGCAGAATTATCTGCCCTGATAATGATGAATGGCTCTATTCAGATAATTAATAAAAACCTGGCAGTAAAGGTACGGCTTTATCATGGTGACCTCGCCAGGAAGGTTTATAAATTGATAAAAGAACGGTTTGAACTCAATATTGAAATTATGGTAAGGCGTCGTAACCATTTTTCAACCTACCAGAATATTTATGATTTATTTTTACCTCCCCAGCCCGGGATTGAAGTCTTCTTGAAAAAGGTTGGAGTCCTTGATGAGGACCATAATCTATTGTTCAGGATAAAAAAGGAACTTGTGACCAGTAAGAGCTGTCAAAAATCATATGTTAGAGGGGCTTTTCTTGGAGGGGGTTCTGTCAATAACCCCCGTGGGGAGTACCACCTGGAGTTCAGGTGTGAACATGAGAGTTTTGCTGAGGATTTATTGATGTTGTTGAAACGGTTTGGCCTTGAGGGTCATCTTACCGAACACCGTAAAAAATATGTGGTTTATTTTAAGAGTTTCTCTGAAGTGGCAACCATTTTAAATATAATTGGTGCCCATAAGGCCCTGTTAAAATTAGAAGATAATAAGGTGTTAAAAGAGGTTAAAAACGGTGTAAACCGTAGGGTCAATTGTGAAACAGCCAATCTGGATAAAACAGTTAAAGCGGCTATGCTTCAACTTGAAGATATAGAATTAATTGAAAAAACCCGGGGGCTGGAGACACTGTCAAATAGCCTTCAGGAAATTGCTATAATTAGGAAAAAATACCCTTATGCCAGTTTAAAGGAACTGGGTAAGCTACTGGACCCTCCCCTGAGTAAATCGGGGGTAAATCACCGTTTAAGGAGGATAAAATCTATTGCTAATGAAATAAGGGGAGAGAGATAA
- a CDS encoding gluconeogenesis factor YvcK family protein: protein MKILKWFYPGIGIKRWLFLVLLGLMLIWSGIIILIGDKMIFLINRYIGTYFVINSVVARVILAVIIIVLGVILIGESIKGAIRTFTRDNREGDELIDKLYRTKMLEKGPRIVALGGGTGLSTLLRGLKEYTSNITAIVTVADDGGSSGRLRDELGMLPPGDIRNCLVALADTEPLMERLFQYRFRADGTLDGHSFGNLFIASMTEVLGDFEQAVKESSKVLAIKGQVLPATNEDVRLGAVYSDNTVRMGESSIPREHKKIKRVFLQPGACRPTDDALNAIRQADIIIIGPGSLYTSIMPNLLIKGIAEEIKNSTALKMYISNVMTQPGETTGYRTSDHIQAIIDHVGNGLFDYVVVNTGDIPKNLAQKYKMEGSYPVKVDRKKVLSQGVNIIKGDLLSRDGYIRHDPSKLAETILKVYRGR from the coding sequence ATGAAGATTTTAAAATGGTTTTATCCCGGAATCGGTATTAAAAGGTGGTTATTCCTGGTCCTGCTGGGTTTAATGCTTATCTGGTCAGGAATTATTATCTTAATTGGGGATAAAATGATTTTTTTAATAAATAGATATATCGGGACCTATTTTGTAATTAATTCAGTAGTGGCCAGGGTAATTCTGGCTGTGATAATAATTGTACTGGGTGTTATACTAATTGGGGAGTCGATTAAAGGGGCTATCAGGACTTTCACCCGGGATAACCGGGAGGGAGATGAACTAATAGATAAGTTATACCGGACAAAGATGCTGGAAAAAGGACCCAGGATTGTGGCTCTGGGAGGGGGAACAGGCCTTTCAACCCTGTTACGGGGGTTAAAAGAATATACCAGTAATATAACAGCCATTGTCACAGTGGCTGATGATGGTGGTAGTTCAGGACGGCTCAGGGATGAGCTGGGGATGCTACCACCTGGGGATATCCGGAACTGCCTGGTGGCCCTGGCTGATACTGAACCCCTTATGGAAAGGCTTTTTCAGTACCGCTTCAGGGCAGACGGCACTCTTGATGGTCATAGTTTTGGTAACCTGTTTATAGCTTCTATGACTGAAGTTCTGGGGGATTTTGAACAGGCGGTTAAAGAATCGAGTAAGGTCCTGGCTATAAAGGGGCAGGTCCTGCCGGCAACCAATGAAGATGTCAGGTTAGGTGCTGTATATTCTGATAATACTGTCAGGATGGGGGAATCATCTATACCCCGGGAGCATAAAAAAATAAAGAGGGTCTTTTTACAACCAGGGGCCTGTCGACCAACAGATGATGCTTTGAATGCTATCAGGCAGGCAGATATTATTATAATTGGTCCCGGAAGTCTGTATACAAGTATTATGCCCAATTTACTGATCAAGGGGATTGCTGAAGAGATTAAAAATAGTACTGCCCTAAAAATGTATATCAGCAACGTAATGACTCAGCCCGGTGAGACCACCGGTTATAGAACCAGTGATCATATCCAGGCTATTATAGACCATGTTGGTAATGGCCTATTTGATTATGTTGTTGTAAACACTGGAGATATACCGAAAAACCTTGCCCAAAAATATAAAATGGAGGGATCTTATCCAGTTAAAGTTGACCGCAAGAAGGTTCTGAGTCAGGGGGTCAATATAATTAAAGGTGATCTGTTGTCCCGGGATGGTTATATCAGACATGATCCCTCTAAACTGGCTGAGACTATTTTAAAAGTATATCGAGGCAGGTGA